In the Engystomops pustulosus chromosome 2, aEngPut4.maternal, whole genome shotgun sequence genome, one interval contains:
- the PKNOX1 gene encoding homeobox protein PKNOX1 isoform X3 has product MMSTEQMGMEPYQDESQIQVMQCKTEQDAGSAEQTSQSPGAGDSPMEKDKQSIYRHPLFPLLALLFEKCEGCTQGSETTTSASFDLDIESFVRRQHKEGKDFFSEDPETDSLMVKAIQVLRIHLLELEKVNELCKDFCSRYISCLKTKMNSETLLSGDPGGPYSPVQSGISGALSPQGIVVPASALQQGNVAVATVSAGGTVYQPVTVVTPQGQVVAQALSPGTIRIQNSQLQLQLSQDLGLLHADDGSGKNKRGVLPKQATNVMRSWLFQHIGHPYPTEDEKKQIAAQTNLTLLQVNNWFINARRRILQPMLDSSTTDTPKAKKKSGQSRPVQRFWPDSIAGGTPHQGGEMGISDATGGLGADSLQSLTSDGATLAVQQVMLGGQSDDDSLDTDQEDADTGLSAGELRGLVLSGAGLQ; this is encoded by the exons ATTCAGGTGATGCAGTGTAAGACGGAGCAGGATGCGGGGAGCGCGGAGCAGACGTCTCAGAGCCCGGGGGCCGGGGACAGCCCCATGGAGAAGGACAAGCAGTCCATATACAG GCACCCGCTCTTCCCGCTTCTTGCTCTTCTCTTTGAGAAGTGTGAAGGCTGCACCCAGGGGTCCGAGACCACCACGTCCGCCAGCTTCGACCTGGACATCGAGAGCTTTGTGAGGAGACAGCACAAGGAGGGCAAAGACTTCTTCTCAGAAGACCCCGAGACCGACAGCCTG ATGGTGAAGGCCATCCAGGTGCTGAGGATCCACCTCCTGGAGCTGGAGAAGGTCAATGAGTTGTGTAAGGATTTCTGCAGCCGCTACATCTCCTGCCTGAAGACCAAGATGAACAGCGAGACCCTCCTGAGCGGGGACCCCGGGGGCCCGTACTCCCCAGTGCAG AGTGGGATAAGCGGCGCCCTCAGCCCTCAGGGGATCGTCGTCCCGGCCTCGGCGCTGCAGCAGGGAAATGTCGCTGTGGCCACCGTGTCAG CAGGTGGCACCGTCTACCAGCCCGTGACTGTAGTCACCCCACAGGGGCAGGTTGTGGCACAAGCCTTATCTCCTGGTACCATCCGCATCCAGAACTCGCAG CTCCAGTTGCAGCTCAGTCAGGATCTCGGCCTCTTACACGCGGATGACGGGTCTGGTAAGAATAAGCGCGGGGTCCTCCCCAAGCAGGCCACCAACGTCATGAGGTCCTGGCTCTTCCAGCACATCGGG CATCCGTACCCGACAGAAGACGAGAAGAAACAGATCGCAGCTCAGACAAACCTCACCCTGCTGCAGGTCAACAACTG GTTTATAAATGCCCGGCGCAGGATCCTTCAGCCCATGTTGGATTCAAGCACAACTGACACCCCGAAAGCCAAAAAGAAGAGTGGGCAGAGCCGCCCCGTGCAGAGGTTCTGGCCGGATTCTATTGCTGGGGGCACTCCGCATCAAGGAGGAGAAATGGGCATATCTGACG CCACGGGTGGACTGGGAGCAGACAGCCTGCAGTCACTGACATCAGATGGCGCCACGCTGGCGGTGCAGCAGGTCATGCTCGGAGGTCAGAGTGATGACGACTCTCTGGACACGGACCAGGAGGACGCAGATACAGGACTGAGTGCGGGGGAGCTGCGGGGTCTAGTGCTGAGCGGTGCAGGACTCCAGTGA
- the PKNOX1 gene encoding homeobox protein PKNOX1 isoform X1, with product MMSTEQMGMEPYQDESQIQVMQCKTEQDAGSAEQTSQSPGAGDSPMEKDKQSIYRHPLFPLLALLFEKCEGCTQGSETTTSASFDLDIESFVRRQHKEGKDFFSEDPETDSLMVKAIQVLRIHLLELEKVNELCKDFCSRYISCLKTKMNSETLLSGDPGGPYSPVQSGISGALSPQGIVVPASALQQGNVAVATVSAGGTVYQPVTVVTPQGQVVAQALSPGTIRIQNSQLQLQLSQDLGLLHADDGSGKNKRGVLPKQATNVMRSWLFQHIGHPYPTEDEKKQIAAQTNLTLLQVNNWFINARRRILQPMLDSSTTDTPKAKKKSGQSRPVQRFWPDSIAGGTPHQGGEMGISDGGDVSLSATGGLGADSLQSLTSDGATLAVQQVMLGGQSDDDSLDTDQEDADTGLSAGELRGLVLSGAGLQ from the exons ATTCAGGTGATGCAGTGTAAGACGGAGCAGGATGCGGGGAGCGCGGAGCAGACGTCTCAGAGCCCGGGGGCCGGGGACAGCCCCATGGAGAAGGACAAGCAGTCCATATACAG GCACCCGCTCTTCCCGCTTCTTGCTCTTCTCTTTGAGAAGTGTGAAGGCTGCACCCAGGGGTCCGAGACCACCACGTCCGCCAGCTTCGACCTGGACATCGAGAGCTTTGTGAGGAGACAGCACAAGGAGGGCAAAGACTTCTTCTCAGAAGACCCCGAGACCGACAGCCTG ATGGTGAAGGCCATCCAGGTGCTGAGGATCCACCTCCTGGAGCTGGAGAAGGTCAATGAGTTGTGTAAGGATTTCTGCAGCCGCTACATCTCCTGCCTGAAGACCAAGATGAACAGCGAGACCCTCCTGAGCGGGGACCCCGGGGGCCCGTACTCCCCAGTGCAG AGTGGGATAAGCGGCGCCCTCAGCCCTCAGGGGATCGTCGTCCCGGCCTCGGCGCTGCAGCAGGGAAATGTCGCTGTGGCCACCGTGTCAG CAGGTGGCACCGTCTACCAGCCCGTGACTGTAGTCACCCCACAGGGGCAGGTTGTGGCACAAGCCTTATCTCCTGGTACCATCCGCATCCAGAACTCGCAG CTCCAGTTGCAGCTCAGTCAGGATCTCGGCCTCTTACACGCGGATGACGGGTCTGGTAAGAATAAGCGCGGGGTCCTCCCCAAGCAGGCCACCAACGTCATGAGGTCCTGGCTCTTCCAGCACATCGGG CATCCGTACCCGACAGAAGACGAGAAGAAACAGATCGCAGCTCAGACAAACCTCACCCTGCTGCAGGTCAACAACTG GTTTATAAATGCCCGGCGCAGGATCCTTCAGCCCATGTTGGATTCAAGCACAACTGACACCCCGAAAGCCAAAAAGAAGAGTGGGCAGAGCCGCCCCGTGCAGAGGTTCTGGCCGGATTCTATTGCTGGGGGCACTCCGCATCAAGGAGGAGAAATGGGCATATCTGACG GTGGCGATGTTTCCCTTTCAGCCACGGGTGGACTGGGAGCAGACAGCCTGCAGTCACTGACATCAGATGGCGCCACGCTGGCGGTGCAGCAGGTCATGCTCGGAGGTCAGAGTGATGACGACTCTCTGGACACGGACCAGGAGGACGCAGATACAGGACTGAGTGCGGGGGAGCTGCGGGGTCTAGTGCTGAGCGGTGCAGGACTCCAGTGA
- the PKNOX1 gene encoding homeobox protein PKNOX1 isoform X2 → MMSTEQMGMEPYQDESQIQVMQCKTEQDAGSAEQTSQSPGAGDSPMEKDKQSIYRHPLFPLLALLFEKCEGCTQGSETTTSASFDLDIESFVRRQHKEGKDFFSEDPETDSLMVKAIQVLRIHLLELEKVNELCKDFCSRYISCLKTKMNSETLLSGDPGGPYSPVQSGISGALSPQGIVVPASALQQGNVAVATVSGGTVYQPVTVVTPQGQVVAQALSPGTIRIQNSQLQLQLSQDLGLLHADDGSGKNKRGVLPKQATNVMRSWLFQHIGHPYPTEDEKKQIAAQTNLTLLQVNNWFINARRRILQPMLDSSTTDTPKAKKKSGQSRPVQRFWPDSIAGGTPHQGGEMGISDGGDVSLSATGGLGADSLQSLTSDGATLAVQQVMLGGQSDDDSLDTDQEDADTGLSAGELRGLVLSGAGLQ, encoded by the exons ATTCAGGTGATGCAGTGTAAGACGGAGCAGGATGCGGGGAGCGCGGAGCAGACGTCTCAGAGCCCGGGGGCCGGGGACAGCCCCATGGAGAAGGACAAGCAGTCCATATACAG GCACCCGCTCTTCCCGCTTCTTGCTCTTCTCTTTGAGAAGTGTGAAGGCTGCACCCAGGGGTCCGAGACCACCACGTCCGCCAGCTTCGACCTGGACATCGAGAGCTTTGTGAGGAGACAGCACAAGGAGGGCAAAGACTTCTTCTCAGAAGACCCCGAGACCGACAGCCTG ATGGTGAAGGCCATCCAGGTGCTGAGGATCCACCTCCTGGAGCTGGAGAAGGTCAATGAGTTGTGTAAGGATTTCTGCAGCCGCTACATCTCCTGCCTGAAGACCAAGATGAACAGCGAGACCCTCCTGAGCGGGGACCCCGGGGGCCCGTACTCCCCAGTGCAG AGTGGGATAAGCGGCGCCCTCAGCCCTCAGGGGATCGTCGTCCCGGCCTCGGCGCTGCAGCAGGGAAATGTCGCTGTGGCCACCGTGTCAG GTGGCACCGTCTACCAGCCCGTGACTGTAGTCACCCCACAGGGGCAGGTTGTGGCACAAGCCTTATCTCCTGGTACCATCCGCATCCAGAACTCGCAG CTCCAGTTGCAGCTCAGTCAGGATCTCGGCCTCTTACACGCGGATGACGGGTCTGGTAAGAATAAGCGCGGGGTCCTCCCCAAGCAGGCCACCAACGTCATGAGGTCCTGGCTCTTCCAGCACATCGGG CATCCGTACCCGACAGAAGACGAGAAGAAACAGATCGCAGCTCAGACAAACCTCACCCTGCTGCAGGTCAACAACTG GTTTATAAATGCCCGGCGCAGGATCCTTCAGCCCATGTTGGATTCAAGCACAACTGACACCCCGAAAGCCAAAAAGAAGAGTGGGCAGAGCCGCCCCGTGCAGAGGTTCTGGCCGGATTCTATTGCTGGGGGCACTCCGCATCAAGGAGGAGAAATGGGCATATCTGACG GTGGCGATGTTTCCCTTTCAGCCACGGGTGGACTGGGAGCAGACAGCCTGCAGTCACTGACATCAGATGGCGCCACGCTGGCGGTGCAGCAGGTCATGCTCGGAGGTCAGAGTGATGACGACTCTCTGGACACGGACCAGGAGGACGCAGATACAGGACTGAGTGCGGGGGAGCTGCGGGGTCTAGTGCTGAGCGGTGCAGGACTCCAGTGA